One Candidatus Rokuibacteriota bacterium DNA window includes the following coding sequences:
- a CDS encoding APC family permease → MTSDPSPPLLPAPPLLRRELSLLPLTAVIFFNVSGGPYGIEDAVSTFGPGLTLLLLLLTPLLWSLPVAVAMAELSSALPEEGGYVSWVKRAFGPFWAFQVGWWSWVGGFVDVGLYPVLFVDYLSHWLPGITPAVRWSVALAFVWSLTLLNLRGVRLVGWSAVLLGAVAFSPVIGLGILGMGRLGELGSLPLASEGSGLVQGLGVGLAVMMWNYSGWDNPTTCLGETRSPEATYRRALWLSLPLVVLTYALTVAVGLGAEPRPERWRSGSLAEIGAAVSGRWLAGWITLAALLSAAGLFLSNLLTNSRLPFVLGQDRLLPRSLGWLHPRYATPWVAIVASSVVYSVLALLPFTELVVLDVWLYSLALVIELAAFLAIRLREPGLPRPWRVPGGVAGALLVVALPSLLALLAVATSSWGNTLAGVVAALSGPVAYRAFAREPGGGPPTPSARVPAPSGPPPRTGCAGRVPTP, encoded by the coding sequence GTGACCTCCGATCCTTCCCCTCCCCTGCTCCCGGCCCCTCCCCTGCTCCGGCGCGAGCTCTCGCTCCTCCCGCTCACGGCCGTGATCTTCTTCAACGTGAGCGGCGGCCCCTACGGGATCGAAGATGCGGTTTCCACGTTCGGCCCCGGCCTCACCCTCCTGCTGCTCCTCCTCACGCCGCTGCTCTGGAGCCTTCCCGTGGCCGTCGCCATGGCCGAGCTGAGCTCGGCGCTTCCGGAGGAGGGCGGCTACGTGAGCTGGGTCAAGCGCGCGTTCGGCCCGTTCTGGGCGTTCCAGGTGGGCTGGTGGAGCTGGGTCGGGGGCTTCGTGGATGTCGGGCTCTACCCTGTCCTGTTCGTCGATTATCTGAGCCACTGGCTTCCGGGCATCACCCCGGCGGTTCGCTGGTCGGTGGCTCTCGCCTTTGTCTGGAGCCTGACGCTCCTGAACCTCCGTGGCGTGCGCCTGGTCGGATGGAGCGCCGTGCTCCTGGGAGCCGTGGCGTTTTCCCCCGTGATCGGCCTGGGGATCCTCGGGATGGGGAGACTCGGTGAGCTGGGCAGCCTGCCGTTGGCTTCCGAGGGGAGCGGGCTCGTCCAAGGGCTCGGGGTCGGGCTCGCGGTGATGATGTGGAACTACTCGGGCTGGGACAACCCTACGACCTGCCTCGGCGAGACGCGGAGTCCCGAGGCCACCTACCGTCGCGCGCTCTGGCTCAGCCTGCCTCTCGTCGTGCTGACGTACGCGCTCACCGTGGCGGTGGGGCTCGGCGCGGAGCCGCGGCCGGAGCGCTGGCGATCCGGGTCCCTCGCCGAGATCGGGGCGGCGGTCAGCGGGCGCTGGCTCGCCGGCTGGATCACCCTCGCTGCGCTTCTGAGCGCGGCCGGCCTCTTCCTGTCGAATCTCCTGACCAACTCGCGCCTGCCCTTCGTCCTCGGCCAGGACCGCCTCCTGCCTCGCTCGCTGGGATGGCTCCACCCGCGCTACGCCACGCCGTGGGTGGCCATCGTGGCCTCGAGCGTGGTCTACAGCGTCCTGGCCCTCCTGCCGTTCACCGAGCTGGTGGTCCTCGACGTGTGGCTCTACTCCCTCGCGCTCGTGATCGAGCTGGCGGCGTTCCTCGCGATTCGGCTCCGGGAGCCCGGGCTTCCGCGCCCCTGGCGGGTTCCCGGCGGAGTGGCCGGCGCGCTCCTCGTGGTGGCGCTGCCGAGCCTCCTGGCGCTTCTGGCGGTGGCGACCAGCAGCTGGGGCAACACGCTGGCGGGCGTGGTCGCCGCGCTGAGCGGGCCCGTGGCCTACCGGGCCTTCGCCAGGGAACCCGGAGGGGGGCCACCCACGCCTTCGGCGCGGGTACCCGCCCCTTCCGGACCTCCCCCCAGGACAGGTTGCGCCGGCCGGGTACCCACTCCGTAG
- a CDS encoding GntR family transcriptional regulator: protein MVPPVGLQVNREISVPVHLQLKTQIRHLITTGSLKPGGQLPTVRQLAGYLRINPNTAAKALAELHQDGYLESRPGRGTFVAERPPARERRTAQSLAQVVDQGLERARRLGYSADEFLATVAARAPVAGARKAKRTRALLVECNWEEISRFGEELEAELPLSVERLLVDDLPERVRRDPAFARRFAVVITTFFHVHEVKRALAAESIPVVALLTETSISTLLRLSELPEGSTVGLVCATAQGSQNLLRSVESAGLADLRPVLATADDPWSITRMLEATSVVVCSEQAVEKLRTVLPPTAEVIVDSRTLDRGGLDLLRDLLGRLDAPRAGREWMTG, encoded by the coding sequence TTGGTTCCGCCCGTAGGTTTGCAGGTCAACCGGGAGATCTCCGTACCCGTCCACCTTCAGCTCAAAACCCAGATCCGCCACCTGATCACGACCGGGAGCCTGAAGCCGGGCGGCCAGCTCCCGACCGTCCGCCAGCTGGCGGGCTACCTCCGGATCAATCCGAACACGGCGGCGAAGGCGCTGGCGGAGCTCCACCAGGACGGGTACCTCGAGAGCCGTCCGGGGCGCGGCACCTTCGTCGCGGAGCGCCCGCCGGCCCGCGAACGCCGCACGGCCCAGAGCCTCGCGCAGGTCGTCGACCAGGGGCTGGAACGTGCGCGACGGCTCGGCTATTCCGCGGACGAGTTCCTGGCGACGGTGGCGGCGCGGGCTCCCGTTGCCGGAGCGAGGAAGGCCAAGCGGACCCGCGCGCTGCTCGTCGAGTGCAACTGGGAAGAGATCTCGCGCTTCGGCGAGGAGCTGGAGGCCGAGCTGCCGCTCTCGGTCGAGCGCCTGCTCGTGGACGACCTGCCTGAGCGGGTTCGGCGGGACCCGGCCTTCGCGCGCCGGTTCGCCGTCGTGATCACGACGTTCTTCCACGTCCACGAGGTCAAGCGGGCCCTGGCCGCCGAGTCGATCCCCGTGGTAGCGCTCCTCACGGAAACCAGCATCTCGACCCTGCTGCGCCTCAGCGAGCTTCCCGAAGGCAGCACGGTGGGCCTGGTGTGCGCCACGGCGCAGGGGAGCCAGAACCTCCTCCGCTCCGTCGAGTCCGCGGGGCTCGCCGATCTCCGGCCCGTCCTGGCCACCGCCGACGACCCCTGGAGCATCACGCGGATGCTGGAGGCCACCTCCGTCGTGGTCTGCTCGGAGCAGGCGGTCGAGAAGCTCCGCACCGTGCTCCCGCCGACCGCCGAGGTCATCGTCGACAGCCGCACCCTGGACCGCGGGGGACTCGACCTCCTGCGGGACCTGCTCGGAAGACTCGACGCGCCCCGCGCCGGACGCGAGTGGATGACCGGGTGA
- a CDS encoding sodium/solute symporter (Members of the Solute:Sodium Symporter (SSS), TC 2.A.21 as described in tcdb.org, catalyze solute:Na+ symport. Known solutes for members of the family include sugars, amino acids, nucleosides, inositols, vitamins, urea or anions, depending on the system.) encodes MASWFPGGSALSWPDYAVLILALGCLILVGVSFTREQRDTVDFFLARRRVPWWAACLSFLATEISAVTIISVPATAYSENWEYFQFFVGCSLAKFAVAFLFIPAFYRYDCTTIYEFLRHRFGQATQVTGSIFFFITRLLGSGVRLMAACLAVSILIGWHIVPTIALFTVVSILYIAAGGVKAVVWTNVFQALVFLVGGAATLVFLTWQIDGGLTAIVSVAGAAGRLNLINWGPAPGASDFWSRVLTDPNIVWLALLNGVVGCAAAFGTDHDLMQRLLTVETRRKSQRTLALTPLGTLLTLIIYLGIGAGLYTYYAQRPDLPVPRPDNIFPHFIESAMPVVLRGLMLSAIVLASIDSPLCSLSASFVTDIYRPLLHRAGGEAHYLLVSRVAVVVFGLVLGGLAYAFSFFEQILWLAFKIAGVTFGSLLGVFLLGLLTARAANRANVAAMVVMALVNLGLLVLSETKVLPLGWSWLVIFGTAGTLILAWLLGPLLDPHPGREME; translated from the coding sequence ATGGCGTCCTGGTTCCCCGGCGGCAGCGCGCTCTCGTGGCCCGACTACGCCGTCCTGATCCTCGCGCTCGGCTGCCTGATCCTCGTCGGCGTCAGCTTCACCCGCGAGCAGCGCGACACGGTAGACTTCTTCCTCGCGCGCCGCCGGGTGCCGTGGTGGGCCGCGTGCCTGTCGTTCCTCGCCACCGAGATCAGCGCGGTCACGATCATCTCGGTGCCGGCCACCGCCTACAGCGAGAACTGGGAGTACTTCCAGTTCTTCGTCGGCTGCAGCCTGGCCAAGTTCGCCGTGGCCTTCCTCTTCATCCCCGCCTTCTACCGCTACGACTGCACCACCATCTACGAGTTCCTCCGTCACCGCTTCGGCCAGGCCACCCAGGTCACCGGGTCGATCTTCTTCTTCATCACGCGCCTCCTGGGCTCCGGGGTCCGCCTCATGGCCGCCTGCCTGGCGGTCTCGATTCTGATCGGCTGGCACATCGTGCCGACGATCGCCCTCTTCACCGTGGTGTCCATCCTCTACATCGCGGCGGGAGGCGTGAAGGCGGTCGTCTGGACCAACGTCTTTCAGGCGCTCGTCTTCCTGGTCGGCGGCGCTGCGACGCTAGTGTTTCTCACCTGGCAGATTGACGGCGGGTTGACGGCGATCGTCTCCGTGGCGGGGGCCGCGGGGAGGCTCAATTTGATCAACTGGGGGCCCGCGCCCGGGGCCTCCGACTTCTGGAGCCGGGTCCTCACCGACCCCAACATCGTCTGGCTCGCACTCCTGAACGGGGTTGTGGGCTGCGCCGCCGCCTTCGGGACCGATCACGACCTGATGCAGCGCCTCCTGACGGTCGAGACCCGCCGGAAGAGCCAGCGGACCCTGGCCCTCACTCCGCTGGGCACGCTCCTGACGCTGATCATCTATCTGGGGATCGGCGCGGGCCTCTACACCTACTACGCCCAGCGGCCTGACCTCCCCGTGCCCCGCCCCGACAACATCTTCCCTCACTTCATCGAGTCGGCGATGCCGGTCGTGCTGCGCGGGCTCATGCTCTCGGCCATTGTGCTGGCGAGCATCGACTCGCCGCTCTGCTCGCTGTCCGCCTCGTTTGTCACCGACATCTACCGGCCGCTCCTCCACCGCGCGGGGGGCGAGGCCCACTACCTCCTGGTCTCGCGCGTGGCCGTGGTCGTGTTCGGCCTGGTTCTCGGCGGGCTCGCCTACGCCTTCTCGTTCTTCGAGCAGATCCTCTGGCTCGCGTTCAAGATCGCCGGGGTCACCTTCGGCTCGCTCCTCGGCGTCTTTCTTCTGGGGCTCCTGACTGCGCGCGCCGCCAACCGGGCCAACGTGGCGGCCATGGTGGTCATGGCGCTGGTGAACCTGGGCCTCCTGGTCCTGTCCGAGACGAAGGTCCTGCCGCTCGGCTGGAGCTGGCTCGTGATATTCGGCACTGCCGGGACGCTGATCCTGGCCTGGCTCCTCGGCCCTCTCCTCGACCCCCACCCTGGAAGGGAGATGGAGTAG
- a CDS encoding DUF433 domain-containing protein, whose product MTTPTKTLRLRPGLRAEIDRIARRTRRSFSQVTQDLIEEALRMRECPGIYFADEPGGREAKLAGTGLGAWEVIRDYKAGGKNEQALRKSFPRLSAAQVKACLLYYSRYPQEIDAEIAENAALTRKAVQAKVPGLVRTA is encoded by the coding sequence ATGACGACGCCTACAAAAACGCTGCGCCTTCGACCGGGATTGCGCGCCGAGATCGACCGGATCGCGCGGCGGACGCGACGCTCCTTCTCGCAGGTGACCCAGGACCTGATCGAGGAGGCCTTGCGGATGCGCGAGTGTCCCGGGATCTACTTCGCCGATGAGCCCGGAGGACGGGAAGCCAAGCTCGCTGGCACCGGCCTCGGGGCTTGGGAGGTCATCCGCGACTACAAGGCCGGCGGAAAGAATGAGCAGGCGCTACGAAAGTCGTTCCCCCGGCTCTCTGCCGCCCAGGTGAAAGCCTGCCTGCTTTACTACAGCCGGTACCCTCAGGAGATTGACGCCGAAATCGCGGAAAATGCGGCGCTGACCCGAAAGGCTGTCCAGGCCAAGGTGCCCGGGTTAGTGCGCACCGCATGA
- a CDS encoding DUF5615 family PIN-like protein, producing MKFYLDEDLSPQIAKRLRKRGIDAVSAFEPGNVQLSDREQLAYAGRAGRCLVTRNVRHFVVLAQDAVRRQEPHAGIILCPPSIRGFETGAIADALTRLTKQFPRGLGGYDVIYL from the coding sequence ATGAAGTTCTACCTTGATGAGGATCTCTCTCCTCAGATTGCCAAGCGGCTTCGGAAGAGGGGGATTGACGCGGTAAGCGCTTTCGAGCCAGGAAACGTCCAGTTGTCGGACCGGGAGCAGCTCGCGTATGCAGGACGTGCGGGGCGGTGCTTGGTCACCAGAAATGTTCGCCATTTTGTCGTCCTCGCCCAAGATGCCGTCCGCCGACAAGAGCCCCATGCTGGAATAATCCTCTGTCCCCCGAGCATCCGGGGATTTGAAACAGGAGCCATTGCCGACGCCTTGACTCGGCTTACGAAACAGTTTCCGCGAGGTCTTGGTGGGTACGACGTGATTTACCTTTAG
- the nagZ gene encoding beta-N-acetylhexosaminidase → MTLEDLVGQRLMFGLSGPRLRTEDVRLFRETGAGGLILYRRNFESAAQLVGLITELEAALGRRLLIATDHEGGRVVMLRDAVTIFPDNLAVGASGDPLFARRQGQLEARELRRLGVDLNLAPVLDVLTEAYSPNIGIRSYGKDAMLVAKCGTARIRGMQGGGLSACAKHFPGKGHAAVDAHLSLPTIPSTWDEMRRVHLVPFVAAIEAGVHAVMTSHPLYPNLDPAPRTPATFSTRLVKGLLRDELGFTGVAVSDDLEMGAVAELCAVGEAAVKAAEAGHDLLLVCHTESAQRQARAALVDAYRARQLPLSELEASVERIASLKALRPVRFEGGPPRAEPDGAALARAMATWAATRLTPEPVGFRQRLNGRVAVIFPRFSELADRITIEPQLLDEAEYISRAFAPYGVSPEVQLVPIEPDQEDITRAGELVARADAAILFLFDAHLYPSNKQLLDRLQKTARALAVVLLRDPYDAELLAPGVLGLTAFGFRACQLEAVLARLLSGLAS, encoded by the coding sequence GTGACGCTCGAGGACCTCGTCGGTCAGCGGTTGATGTTCGGGCTCTCGGGGCCGAGGCTCCGCACCGAAGACGTCCGCCTGTTCCGCGAGACCGGCGCCGGAGGGCTCATCCTCTACCGCCGGAATTTCGAGTCCGCCGCGCAGCTCGTCGGCTTGATCACCGAGCTCGAGGCGGCCCTCGGCCGCCGCCTCCTGATCGCCACGGACCACGAGGGCGGCCGGGTCGTCATGCTGCGCGACGCCGTGACGATCTTCCCCGACAACCTGGCCGTCGGGGCCTCGGGCGATCCGCTCTTCGCCCGCCGCCAGGGCCAGCTCGAAGCGCGAGAGCTCCGACGCCTCGGCGTTGACCTGAACCTCGCGCCGGTGCTGGATGTCCTGACCGAGGCCTACAGTCCCAACATCGGGATCCGCTCCTACGGCAAGGACGCGATGCTGGTGGCGAAGTGCGGGACGGCCAGGATCCGCGGGATGCAGGGCGGCGGGCTCTCGGCCTGCGCCAAGCACTTCCCCGGAAAGGGCCACGCTGCCGTGGACGCGCACCTCAGCCTCCCCACGATCCCGTCAACGTGGGACGAGATGCGACGCGTCCACCTCGTCCCCTTCGTCGCCGCCATCGAGGCCGGGGTCCACGCCGTCATGACCTCCCACCCGCTCTATCCCAACCTGGACCCTGCGCCCCGGACCCCCGCGACGTTCTCGACGCGCCTCGTGAAGGGCCTCCTGAGAGACGAGCTGGGCTTCACCGGAGTGGCCGTGAGCGATGACCTCGAGATGGGTGCCGTTGCCGAGCTGTGCGCGGTCGGCGAGGCCGCCGTGAAGGCCGCAGAAGCCGGCCACGACCTGCTTCTCGTCTGCCACACCGAGAGCGCCCAGCGTCAGGCCCGGGCGGCGCTCGTCGACGCGTATCGGGCGAGGCAGCTCCCGCTGAGCGAGCTGGAGGCCAGCGTCGAGCGCATCGCCAGCCTCAAGGCGTTGCGCCCGGTCCGGTTCGAGGGAGGCCCGCCCCGGGCCGAGCCCGACGGCGCCGCGCTCGCGAGGGCCATGGCCACGTGGGCAGCGACTCGCCTGACGCCCGAACCGGTCGGCTTCCGCCAGCGGCTCAACGGGCGCGTGGCGGTGATATTCCCGAGATTTTCCGAGCTGGCCGACCGGATCACCATTGAGCCCCAGCTCCTGGATGAGGCCGAGTACATCTCGAGGGCCTTCGCGCCTTACGGCGTGAGCCCCGAGGTCCAGCTGGTTCCGATCGAGCCTGATCAGGAGGACATCACGCGGGCAGGCGAGCTGGTCGCGCGAGCCGACGCGGCGATCCTCTTCCTCTTCGACGCCCACCTCTACCCGTCGAACAAACAGCTTCTGGACCGGCTCCAGAAAACGGCACGGGCCCTGGCCGTGGTCCTCCTCCGCGACCCGTACGACGCCGAGCTCCTGGCGCCCGGCGTCCTTGGCCTCACCGCTTTCGGCTTCCGCGCCTGCCAGCTCGAGGCCGTCCTCGCCCGCCTCCTGTCGGGTCTCGCCTCGTGA
- a CDS encoding DUF1343 domain-containing protein, producing MTRVRVGLETLLADHTRLLKGKRIGLVAHQASVDGSLQHAITLLRSLRAVRLSTLFAPEHGLSGAAQDHARIPNARDPRTGCRVWSLYGRRRAPTAEMLRDLDLLVLDLQEVGARYYTFVWTMALTLAACGRSGIPLVVLDRPNPLGGLLTEGNVLDPRFASFVGLYPVPVVHGMTMGELAGLLNARFGLGARLEVVPMRGWRRRMLWEETGLPWVAPSPNMPTPDTARVYPGACLVEGTNLSEGRGTTRPFEYIGAPFLDPHAWAEALNREPLPGVHFRPCYFRPTFHKYAGRLCGGVQWHVLDPARFKPYLTGLAVIATARRLAPKRFAWRKPPYEFEGKKLPIDLLCGTARIRRQIEADRPLRQIEESWQSELARFRRLRQPFLLYR from the coding sequence ATGACGCGCGTTCGAGTCGGGCTGGAGACGCTCCTCGCTGACCACACTCGGCTCCTCAAAGGCAAGCGGATCGGCCTCGTCGCCCACCAGGCGTCGGTAGACGGCTCCCTCCAGCACGCGATCACGCTCCTCCGGTCGCTGCGCGCCGTCAGGCTGTCAACGCTCTTCGCCCCCGAGCATGGCCTCTCAGGCGCGGCCCAGGACCACGCGCGGATCCCCAACGCGCGTGACCCGCGCACAGGCTGTCGGGTCTGGAGCCTTTACGGCCGGCGCCGAGCGCCCACAGCCGAGATGCTCAGGGACCTCGACCTCCTGGTGCTCGACCTCCAGGAGGTCGGAGCCCGCTACTACACGTTCGTCTGGACGATGGCCCTCACGCTGGCCGCCTGCGGGCGCTCGGGGATCCCGCTCGTCGTCCTCGATCGCCCTAACCCGCTGGGAGGCCTGCTCACCGAGGGCAACGTCCTCGACCCCCGCTTCGCCTCGTTCGTGGGCCTCTACCCGGTCCCCGTCGTCCACGGAATGACGATGGGAGAGCTGGCGGGCCTCCTCAACGCGCGCTTCGGCCTCGGGGCGAGGCTCGAGGTCGTGCCCATGCGGGGCTGGCGACGCAGGATGCTCTGGGAGGAGACCGGCCTTCCCTGGGTTGCCCCCTCGCCGAACATGCCGACGCCGGACACCGCGCGGGTTTATCCCGGCGCCTGCCTGGTGGAAGGCACCAACCTCTCAGAGGGACGCGGCACGACCCGCCCGTTCGAGTACATCGGCGCGCCCTTCCTCGACCCTCACGCGTGGGCCGAGGCGCTTAACCGTGAGCCGCTCCCCGGGGTCCACTTCCGCCCGTGCTACTTCCGGCCGACCTTCCACAAGTACGCGGGCCGGCTCTGCGGCGGAGTCCAGTGGCACGTCCTCGATCCCGCCCGCTTCAAGCCGTACCTGACGGGGCTGGCAGTGATCGCGACCGCCCGCAGGCTCGCACCGAAACGCTTCGCGTGGCGAAAGCCCCCGTATGAGTTCGAGGGGAAGAAGCTTCCCATCGACCTCCTGTGCGGGACGGCCAGGATCCGTCGCCAGATCGAAGCCGATCGGCCGCTCCGGCAGATCGAGGAGTCCTGGCAGTCCGAGCTGGCCCGCTTCAGGCGGCTGCGCCAGCCCTTCCTCCTCTACCGGTGA
- the murQ gene encoding N-acetylmuramic acid 6-phosphate etherase: MRRIAYERLPTEQDNPRSRNLDRLSPLAIVSLMNREDRFVLAAVRRAGRPIARAVELITECLRHGGRLVFVGAGTSGRLGVLEAAECPPTFGTPPALVQAIMAGGRPSVFRSREGAEDREGEARRAIRRCVRAGDVVVGVSASGVTPFVRAALREARRRRARTVLVATNPLSPVGRHADLVIGPRVGPEILAGSTRLKAGSATKMILNMLTTASMVSLGKVYANRMVDLRPTSRKLRARAEKLIRELGGTSGARARRFLEAADGQVKVAILMARRRLSAREARRELARVGGSLRGGLGRG; the protein is encoded by the coding sequence ATGCGCAGAATCGCCTACGAGCGGCTTCCAACCGAGCAGGACAATCCGAGGAGCCGAAACCTGGACCGGCTCTCCCCGCTCGCCATCGTGAGCCTCATGAACCGTGAGGACCGGTTCGTCCTGGCAGCGGTCCGCCGCGCGGGTCGTCCGATCGCCCGAGCGGTCGAGTTGATCACGGAATGCCTGAGACACGGCGGTCGCCTGGTGTTCGTCGGTGCCGGCACGAGCGGCCGGCTCGGCGTTCTCGAGGCCGCCGAGTGCCCGCCGACCTTCGGGACGCCGCCGGCGTTGGTCCAGGCGATCATGGCCGGGGGCAGGCCTTCGGTCTTTCGTTCGCGGGAAGGGGCTGAGGATCGGGAGGGCGAGGCGCGGCGAGCGATCCGGCGATGCGTGCGGGCAGGGGACGTCGTCGTGGGGGTTTCGGCGAGCGGGGTCACGCCCTTTGTCAGGGCCGCGCTGCGGGAGGCCAGGCGGCGGAGGGCTCGCACCGTTCTCGTCGCGACAAACCCGTTGAGCCCCGTCGGCCGGCACGCCGACCTCGTGATCGGCCCGCGCGTCGGGCCTGAGATCCTGGCTGGCTCGACCCGGCTGAAGGCCGGCAGCGCGACGAAGATGATCCTGAACATGCTGACTACGGCCAGCATGGTCAGTCTCGGAAAGGTTTACGCCAACCGGATGGTGGACCTCCGTCCGACATCGCGGAAGCTCAGGGCGCGGGCCGAGAAGCTGATTCGCGAGCTGGGAGGGACGAGCGGAGCCCGGGCGCGCCGGTTCCTCGAGGCTGCCGACGGCCAGGTGAAGGTCGCGATCCTGATGGCTCGGCGGCGTCTGAGCGCCCGGGAGGCGCGGCGGGAGCTTGCCCGGGTCGGCGGGTCGTTGAGAGGCGGCCTCGGGCGCGGTTGA
- a CDS encoding response regulator, which yields MSQHSPATESPLILVADGDSAVARRLASYLRQRGFQASYTSSGEDVLRLASTGRLGLAIIDVSLQDGSGHQVASRLKAMDPEIRVLMTTADYRPELEIRARQAGVLYYAQKPADYEMLEAVVAKAMARCLAEGGLGS from the coding sequence GTGAGCCAACATTCGCCAGCGACCGAATCACCCCTGATCCTTGTCGCTGATGGGGACAGCGCGGTTGCGCGACGTCTCGCCAGCTACTTGAGGCAGCGAGGCTTCCAGGCTTCCTACACCTCGTCGGGCGAAGACGTTCTCCGCCTCGCCAGCACCGGAAGGCTCGGGCTGGCGATCATCGACGTGTCGCTTCAAGACGGGTCCGGCCACCAAGTGGCCTCCAGACTCAAGGCGATGGATCCCGAGATCCGCGTCCTGATGACCACCGCAGACTACCGTCCGGAGCTGGAGATACGCGCGCGCCAGGCCGGCGTTCTCTACTACGCCCAGAAGCCGGCGGATTACGAGATGCTCGAGGCCGTCGTCGCAAAGGCCATGGCCCGGTGCCTCGCTGAAGGAGGGCTCGGGTCATGA